From a region of the Acidobacteriota bacterium genome:
- a CDS encoding amidohydrolase, producing MSLNTDHINEVRAAARRLHRKQVTWRRHLHMHPELSFEEFETTKFLKREIRKIGLRVLPLKMKTGVLAELSGRGSGPTVAIRADIDALPVHEQTGLSFRSRVRDRMHACGHDVHTATALGAAALLSQMRDRLNGNVRFIFQPAEEQPPGGALAMIENGALKGVSTILGAHVDPDLPTGKISLRDGVCMGAVYDFDLIIHGRGGHAARPHTAVDALVAAAEVVGSLQTVVSRKIDPIAPAVITFGQVEGGRARNTIPDRVRLVGTARTLSEELYRKVPSLIKRTASGICRAHGATCELKPVADYPVLRNDPGTNRLYERNYRALFGDGKIVQTDLVLGGEDFARYLQKVPGAMFRLGIRNRKIGADKPWHSPEFMADEDALVYGTSLFAAFVLDLLGKQVA from the coding sequence ATGAGCCTGAACACGGATCACATCAACGAGGTCAGGGCGGCCGCCAGGCGACTGCACCGAAAACAGGTCACCTGGCGAAGGCACCTGCACATGCACCCCGAACTTTCCTTCGAGGAATTCGAAACCACGAAGTTTCTCAAGCGGGAAATCAGGAAGATCGGCTTGAGGGTCCTTCCGCTCAAGATGAAGACGGGCGTACTGGCGGAACTGTCAGGCCGCGGTTCGGGTCCGACTGTGGCCATTCGCGCTGACATCGATGCTCTGCCGGTTCATGAACAAACAGGGTTGTCCTTCAGGTCACGGGTCAGGGATCGCATGCATGCCTGCGGACATGACGTACATACGGCGACGGCACTCGGAGCGGCGGCGCTACTGAGCCAAATGCGTGACCGGCTGAACGGCAACGTGCGCTTTATCTTTCAGCCGGCCGAAGAGCAGCCGCCCGGCGGGGCGCTTGCGATGATCGAAAACGGCGCCCTGAAAGGCGTTTCCACGATACTCGGCGCGCACGTCGACCCCGACCTGCCGACCGGAAAGATATCCCTGCGTGACGGCGTGTGCATGGGAGCGGTGTACGATTTTGACCTGATCATCCACGGTCGCGGCGGTCATGCCGCGCGGCCGCACACGGCGGTGGACGCCCTGGTCGCCGCGGCGGAAGTGGTCGGCTCGCTGCAAACGGTAGTCTCGCGCAAAATCGACCCCATCGCGCCCGCCGTGATCACGTTCGGCCAGGTCGAAGGCGGCCGGGCAAGAAACACGATCCCCGACAGGGTTCGGCTGGTCGGGACGGCGCGCACTCTTTCCGAAGAACTGTACCGCAAAGTCCCGTCCCTGATCAAACGCACGGCGTCCGGCATTTGTCGGGCTCACGGTGCCACGTGCGAACTGAAGCCCGTCGCCGACTACCCCGTGCTCAGGAACGACCCCGGCACCAACCGCCTGTACGAAAGGAATTACCGGGCGCTTTTCGGAGACGGAAAGATCGTTCAGACCGATCTCGTTTTGGGCGGCGAGGATTTCGCCCGCTACCTTCAGAAGGTCCCGGGGGCCATGTTCCGCCTCGGTATCAGGAACCGAAAGATAGGGGCCGACAAACCCTGGCATTCGCCCGAGTTCATGGCCGATGAGGACGCTCTCGTGTACGGCACGTCGCTGTTCGCCGCCTTCGTGCTCGACCTGTTGGGGAAGCAAGTCGCATGA
- a CDS encoding endonuclease V has translation MELSYQHPWPATKPEAYAHQDQATRTVLIQEDTEEPSLIAAVDTAYGYASRFIYAAAVVMTFPDLQEIERSYAQMPVSFPYYPGLFYFREGPVIIRALADLDTDADLILVSAHGIAHPRRCGMACHIGIAFDKPTIGCARRLLAGHQKPVDTARGAWQPITFRGSEVGVVYRSKDNVKPIFVSPGHRCDITFAREIVVRCLRGFRLPEPLRVAHLLANKHKHYNETDRHHRQPQEIEQL, from the coding sequence ATGGAACTATCGTATCAGCATCCGTGGCCGGCGACCAAGCCTGAGGCCTATGCGCACCAGGACCAGGCTACTCGAACGGTTCTGATCCAGGAAGACACCGAGGAACCGTCTCTGATCGCCGCCGTCGACACGGCGTACGGTTATGCCAGCAGGTTCATCTATGCAGCAGCCGTGGTGATGACGTTTCCGGACCTTCAGGAAATTGAACGCAGCTATGCCCAGATGCCGGTATCGTTCCCGTACTACCCGGGGCTTTTTTACTTCCGGGAGGGGCCGGTCATCATCAGGGCGCTGGCCGACCTGGACACCGACGCCGACCTGATTCTGGTCAGCGCCCACGGGATCGCTCACCCGAGACGGTGCGGCATGGCCTGCCATATCGGGATCGCCTTCGACAAACCCACCATCGGCTGTGCTCGCAGGCTGCTGGCAGGCCACCAGAAGCCGGTCGACACAGCCCGAGGTGCCTGGCAGCCGATCACCTTCCGCGGCAGCGAGGTGGGCGTTGTGTATCGAAGCAAGGACAATGTAAAGCCGATTTTCGTCTCTCCCGGACACCGTTGCGACATAACCTTTGCCCGGGAGATCGTGGTGCGCTGCCTGAGAGGTTTCCGCCTCCCGGAACCCCTGCGCGTGGCGCACCTCCTGGCCAACAAGCATAAGCACTACAACGAAACGGACCGCCATCACCGGCAACCCCAGGAGATCGAGCAACTATAA
- a CDS encoding S8 family serine peptidase, with protein MKLLSMLSLCLFVVAMTMPAARAGALAPELERQIANRPGDDLIKVWIKLPEPRGLERLGAVLQEQAATRAGRHTLGLARLRAEHDGAQASLLGRLRELQAADKADNVHGYWIVNVVEAQVAAASLRALAERPDVQIIQPVPQIYLIEPDRPNSPGGALGTDSVQSNLAYIKADQAWAMGYTGSGRLVCSFDTGIDGDHDALFSNWKGHDGDSAAAWFDPIFGESFPHTQPVSPNHGTHVMGIMVGHDDVAGDTTGVAPGARWIAAAVVDVGATVILRAFEWAADPDGNPNTVDDVPDVINHSWGFDRIDWSIDCQDIFSDAIDNTEALGIVNIFAAGNSGLFGTQTITNPANRANDILDCFAVGNLKHLVDSIAPNSSRGPSDCNGAVKPNVVAPGFEIRSTKASNTYGKMSGTSMATPHVSGLVALLRQKNPNATVNEIKQAILSSATSHPNFGTLPNNNFGWGAIDCPAALDSLDGPEVSANVRVYDFDYPPISPGDTVAGAVVLECLGAAVTNVSAAITGSQPSLTVLNASAFFGNMSPRDTVRSADSIRAVVSDTVTPGQILSIDFLISGTDLTVPARLHFLVGPPAGKSVVTHNTGRIEFSLSNFGVYGFGPVSYVPGPGAGFRFDGGTNELYEGGLIVGDDYTRVSSGVHTYIFEPENDFRVAAGGDLVFTSPGPLATEQTYSIFNDSNAANPLGLEIIQESFASTGGNSDIIVMRYILQNRSGSALSGVYTGLYLNWDAAGIYTQSVGGYEADKEFAWIAYYNGGSPRDYRGAKLLEGPPATALTEKESFVVIPAFDGDGFVMWEKYQALTDGFGTANTYRNSPNALFQLVAAGPLDFEPGGSDTVTFALLAGNSFADISGAAARTDSVVITDVPFSGDKPLPRTFVLHQNHPNPFNPATVILFDLPRASEYRLTIFNTLGQIVHEETGRAGVGRVSIEWNAEAYGSGIYFYRVEAGEHSATKKMMLLK; from the coding sequence ATGAAGCTTCTGAGCATGCTCTCACTGTGCCTTTTCGTTGTTGCGATGACCATGCCTGCGGCCCGGGCGGGCGCGCTGGCGCCCGAACTGGAGCGCCAAATCGCAAACAGGCCGGGCGATGACTTGATCAAAGTGTGGATCAAGCTGCCTGAACCCCGCGGCCTGGAGCGTCTCGGAGCGGTACTTCAGGAGCAGGCGGCTACCCGTGCCGGGCGGCACACTCTCGGCCTGGCGCGACTGCGGGCGGAACATGACGGTGCGCAGGCGAGTTTGCTCGGCAGGCTCCGCGAGTTGCAGGCGGCGGACAAGGCCGACAACGTGCACGGCTACTGGATTGTCAACGTGGTGGAGGCGCAGGTAGCCGCCGCCAGCCTCCGGGCGCTGGCGGAACGACCGGACGTCCAGATCATCCAACCGGTGCCTCAAATTTATCTGATTGAGCCGGACCGCCCGAACTCCCCGGGGGGTGCGCTGGGCACAGATTCCGTCCAGAGCAACCTTGCCTATATCAAAGCCGACCAGGCCTGGGCTATGGGCTACACCGGCAGCGGGCGACTGGTCTGCTCGTTCGACACGGGCATCGACGGCGACCACGATGCCTTATTCAGCAACTGGAAGGGGCACGACGGCGATTCCGCCGCCGCCTGGTTTGACCCCATCTTCGGTGAATCGTTCCCGCATACACAGCCTGTCTCTCCCAACCACGGCACCCACGTCATGGGAATCATGGTCGGGCACGACGACGTAGCCGGTGACACCACCGGGGTCGCGCCGGGCGCCCGGTGGATTGCGGCGGCGGTGGTGGACGTCGGTGCTACGGTCATCCTGCGCGCCTTCGAATGGGCGGCGGACCCCGACGGCAATCCTAACACGGTCGATGACGTTCCGGACGTGATCAACCACAGCTGGGGTTTCGACCGGATCGACTGGAGTATCGATTGCCAGGACATTTTCTCCGACGCCATCGACAACACCGAGGCGCTCGGCATCGTCAACATCTTCGCCGCCGGCAACAGCGGACTTTTCGGAACCCAAACCATCACCAACCCGGCTAACCGGGCCAACGATATCCTGGATTGCTTCGCGGTCGGCAATCTCAAGCACCTTGTCGACAGTATCGCCCCGAATTCCTCTCGGGGACCATCCGACTGCAACGGAGCCGTCAAACCAAACGTCGTGGCGCCCGGGTTTGAAATCCGCTCCACCAAGGCGAGCAATACATACGGCAAGATGTCCGGCACGTCGATGGCTACGCCCCACGTATCGGGGCTGGTAGCACTGTTGCGGCAGAAGAATCCGAACGCCACGGTCAACGAGATCAAGCAGGCTATTCTCAGTTCGGCCACGTCTCACCCCAACTTCGGAACACTGCCCAACAACAACTTCGGCTGGGGAGCCATTGACTGCCCGGCGGCGCTGGATTCGCTCGACGGCCCGGAGGTGTCAGCCAACGTGCGCGTTTACGATTTCGACTATCCGCCGATTTCGCCCGGCGACACGGTCGCCGGTGCGGTCGTTCTGGAGTGCCTCGGTGCCGCCGTGACGAACGTGTCGGCCGCGATAACCGGGAGTCAACCCTCGCTGACCGTGCTCAACGCATCAGCCTTTTTCGGCAATATGTCACCGCGTGATACCGTACGGTCCGCGGACAGCATTCGTGCCGTTGTCTCCGACACCGTGACGCCGGGGCAGATCCTCTCGATTGATTTTCTCATCAGCGGGACCGATCTCACTGTGCCCGCACGGCTGCACTTTCTGGTCGGCCCCCCGGCCGGCAAGTCCGTCGTCACCCACAACACCGGGCGAATTGAATTCAGCCTGTCGAATTTCGGCGTCTACGGGTTCGGGCCGGTCTCCTACGTTCCGGGACCGGGAGCGGGCTTTCGGTTCGACGGCGGCACCAACGAATTGTACGAGGGCGGGCTGATTGTCGGTGACGACTACACGCGGGTTTCAAGCGGCGTGCACACGTACATCTTTGAACCCGAGAACGATTTCAGGGTGGCCGCAGGCGGCGACCTGGTGTTCACGTCCCCCGGACCGCTGGCCACGGAGCAGACGTATTCGATATTCAACGACAGCAACGCTGCCAACCCGCTGGGCCTGGAGATCATCCAGGAATCGTTTGCCAGCACCGGCGGCAACAGCGACATCATCGTGATGCGGTACATTCTTCAAAACCGGAGCGGTTCGGCCCTCAGCGGCGTTTACACCGGCCTGTATCTGAACTGGGACGCGGCCGGCATCTACACCCAGAGCGTGGGCGGCTACGAGGCGGACAAGGAGTTTGCCTGGATTGCCTACTACAACGGCGGTTCACCCAGAGACTACCGGGGAGCGAAGCTGCTCGAGGGTCCGCCGGCAACCGCCCTGACGGAAAAGGAATCCTTCGTAGTGATCCCGGCGTTTGATGGCGACGGATTCGTGATGTGGGAGAAATACCAGGCGCTCACGGACGGGTTCGGAACGGCCAACACCTACCGGAACTCCCCGAACGCACTTTTTCAGCTCGTCGCCGCCGGGCCGCTGGATTTCGAGCCGGGGGGGTCCGACACGGTGACGTTTGCCCTTCTGGCCGGCAACAGCTTTGCAGATATCAGCGGTGCCGCCGCGCGCACGGATTCCGTCGTGATAACCGATGTCCCCTTCTCCGGCGACAAGCCGCTGCCACGGACGTTCGTGCTCCACCAGAACCACCCCAATCCATTCAACCCCGCGACCGTCATCTTGTTCGACCTGCCCCGGGCGTCGGAATACCGGCTGACCATATTCAACACCCTGGGACAGATCGTTCACGAAGAGACCGGTCGGGCCGGTGTCGGCCGGGTGTCGATTGAATGGAATGCCGAGGCGTATGGCAGCGGTATCTACTTTTATAGAGTCGAGGCCGGTGAGCATTCGGCCACGAAGAAAATGATGCTGCTCAAATAG
- a CDS encoding DUF6125 family protein produces MSEQPTQKDHALLRGMLEDFARNWLAHDGLWFQAVEKRLGIQEAIELDTEAWEAFTVLEARRIMQRHSIAPDSGLEGLKKALQFRLYAFVNKQEIRNETEKSFEFYMLDCRVQSARKRKNMPLFPCKSVGLVEYAGFAGTIDRRISTECICCPPDERAGDEFYCGWRFTLQE; encoded by the coding sequence ATGAGCGAGCAACCGACACAAAAGGACCACGCGCTGCTTCGAGGCATGCTGGAAGATTTCGCCAGGAACTGGCTGGCCCACGACGGTCTCTGGTTTCAGGCCGTGGAAAAGCGCCTGGGTATTCAAGAGGCGATTGAACTGGACACGGAAGCCTGGGAGGCGTTCACCGTGCTGGAGGCCCGGCGGATCATGCAACGGCACTCCATTGCCCCGGACAGCGGCCTCGAGGGACTCAAGAAGGCGCTGCAGTTCCGCCTGTATGCCTTCGTGAACAAGCAGGAAATTCGGAACGAGACGGAGAAGTCGTTCGAGTTTTACATGCTTGATTGCCGTGTCCAGTCTGCCCGCAAGCGCAAGAACATGCCCCTGTTCCCGTGCAAATCGGTCGGGCTGGTGGAGTACGCAGGCTTCGCCGGAACCATTGACCGGCGCATCAGCACCGAGTGCATCTGTTGTCCGCCCGATGAGCGGGCCGGCGACGAATTCTACTGCGGCTGGCGATTCACGCTGCAGGAGTAA
- a CDS encoding SDR family oxidoreductase, whose translation MHFLVTGGAGFIGSNIVTALVDRGEQVRVLDNFSSGRQKNLAHVADQVEIIEGDIRDFWIVSRAMAGVDYVLHQAALPSVPRSVRNPLTSNVVNIDGTLNVLEAARQAGVKKLVSASSSSVYGESEELPKHEGMAPQPLSPYAITKLAGELYCRVYWQLYRFPTVSLRYFNIFGPRQDPQGEYAAVVPKFITALAEGRPPTVFGDGDQSRDFTFVDNAVQANLLAATNDEIVGDVFNVACGARYTLNDLLDKLRAIMGVDIAATYDASRPGDIRHSYAAVDKFRKYGYDPTVDFEQGLRRTVDFFGRPDRR comes from the coding sequence ATGCACTTTCTCGTAACCGGAGGAGCCGGCTTCATCGGCTCAAACATCGTTACTGCGCTCGTCGACCGGGGCGAGCAGGTCCGGGTCCTGGACAATTTCTCATCGGGCAGGCAGAAGAACCTGGCTCACGTGGCCGACCAGGTCGAGATAATCGAGGGCGACATCCGCGACTTCTGGATCGTCAGCCGGGCCATGGCCGGCGTGGACTACGTGCTGCACCAGGCGGCCCTGCCGTCGGTGCCGCGCTCGGTCAGGAATCCCCTGACGTCAAACGTGGTTAATATCGACGGTACCCTTAACGTGCTGGAGGCGGCGCGCCAGGCCGGCGTGAAAAAGCTCGTGTCGGCGTCCTCGTCATCGGTTTACGGCGAGTCTGAGGAGTTGCCGAAGCACGAAGGCATGGCGCCGCAGCCGCTCTCCCCGTATGCAATCACCAAGCTGGCTGGCGAGTTGTACTGCCGGGTTTACTGGCAATTGTATCGCTTTCCGACCGTCAGCCTGCGCTACTTCAACATCTTCGGCCCCCGCCAGGACCCGCAGGGCGAGTATGCCGCCGTCGTGCCGAAATTCATCACGGCGCTGGCCGAGGGACGACCTCCGACCGTGTTCGGCGACGGCGACCAGTCGCGCGATTTCACGTTCGTCGACAACGCCGTGCAGGCCAACCTGCTGGCCGCGACCAACGATGAAATCGTGGGCGACGTGTTCAACGTGGCCTGCGGAGCCCGGTACACGCTCAACGACCTGCTGGACAAGCTCCGCGCCATAATGGGTGTCGATATTGCAGCCACGTACGATGCTTCCCGGCCCGGAGACATCCGTCATTCGTACGCGGCGGTGGATAAGTTTCGGAAGTACGGATACGACCCGACGGTTGACTTCGAGCAGGGTTTGCGCAGGACCGTCGATTTCTTCGGCCGACCGGACCGCCGCTGA
- a CDS encoding sodium:alanine symporter family protein produces MEQLNHILEEVSGQVWGVPLVILLLGTGLFLTLRMLFIQMRGFAHGVAITSGAYDDPAHKGQLTHFQALSAALSATIGIGNIGGVAIALYYGGPGAIFWMWVSAFFGMAIKYSECTLAIKYRKIESNGNVRGGPMYYIELGLGRAYRPLAYMFALCTAVAAFGAGNMAQSNTLAHALVDAFEVSPEQVGLWRWVIGLGICTLVGVVIIGGIKRIGRVASYLVPIMSVLYVCSALVILYINRDQIIPAFQLIFYHAFNPTAVVGGSAAGITVWMTIQWGLRRGLFSNESGQGSAPMAHSTAKVEEPVREGMVAMLGPFIDTIIICSMTALVIITSGLWDSGINGAPLTMAAFDQALPVYGRWMVVCAILLFAYSTVLSWSYYGEKGIEYIAGVKAKQPYKWVFICFTLIGARLDLVAVWSFADIANGLMAVPNLVALIGLSGIMVTLTKKYLGEKARGLHVPYKKQMMSPPP; encoded by the coding sequence ATGGAGCAACTTAACCACATCCTCGAAGAAGTCTCCGGGCAGGTCTGGGGAGTGCCGCTGGTCATACTCCTTCTCGGCACGGGTCTCTTCCTCACTCTTCGAATGCTGTTCATCCAGATGCGCGGTTTCGCGCACGGCGTAGCTATAACGAGCGGTGCCTACGACGACCCCGCACACAAGGGTCAACTGACGCACTTTCAGGCGCTGTCGGCCGCCCTGAGCGCCACCATCGGCATCGGCAACATCGGCGGCGTGGCGATCGCCCTTTACTACGGCGGCCCGGGGGCGATTTTCTGGATGTGGGTGTCGGCCTTTTTCGGGATGGCCATCAAATACAGCGAGTGCACACTGGCCATCAAGTATCGAAAGATCGAGTCTAACGGCAACGTGCGTGGCGGGCCGATGTATTATATCGAACTCGGCCTGGGCAGGGCCTACCGGCCGCTGGCTTACATGTTTGCGCTGTGCACGGCCGTCGCGGCCTTCGGTGCCGGAAACATGGCGCAGTCCAATACCCTGGCCCACGCGCTGGTGGACGCCTTCGAAGTATCGCCCGAACAGGTCGGCCTGTGGCGGTGGGTAATCGGCCTGGGGATTTGCACTCTGGTGGGCGTTGTCATCATCGGCGGCATCAAGCGCATCGGGCGCGTAGCCTCGTACCTGGTGCCCATCATGTCCGTCCTGTATGTCTGCTCGGCGCTGGTGATACTCTACATCAACCGCGACCAGATAATACCGGCCTTCCAGCTCATTTTCTACCACGCCTTCAACCCGACTGCTGTCGTCGGCGGTTCCGCCGCAGGTATCACCGTCTGGATGACAATCCAGTGGGGTCTCAGGCGGGGTCTCTTCTCCAACGAGTCCGGACAGGGTTCGGCGCCAATGGCGCACTCGACGGCCAAGGTGGAGGAACCGGTTCGCGAAGGTATGGTGGCTATGCTGGGACCGTTCATCGATACGATCATCATTTGCTCCATGACGGCCCTGGTGATCATCACTTCCGGCCTGTGGGACAGCGGCATCAACGGCGCCCCGTTGACCATGGCGGCGTTCGACCAGGCGCTGCCGGTCTACGGCCGCTGGATGGTCGTGTGCGCGATACTGTTGTTCGCCTACTCGACCGTGCTGAGCTGGTCCTACTACGGCGAAAAGGGGATCGAATACATCGCCGGTGTCAAGGCCAAGCAGCCGTACAAGTGGGTGTTCATCTGCTTCACGCTCATCGGCGCTCGACTGGATCTCGTGGCCGTGTGGTCGTTTGCCGATATTGCCAACGGCCTGATGGCGGTCCCGAACCTGGTGGCGCTTATCGGGCTCTCGGGCATCATGGTCACACTGACAAAGAAGTACCTCGGCGAGAAAGCGCGGGGACTGCACGTGCCTTACAAAAAGCAGATGATGTCTCCGCCGCCGTAG
- the eno gene encoding phosphopyruvate hydratase — protein MSEFQYIHARQILDSRGTPTIEVDVCLSDGTLGRAAVPSGASTGTHEAVELRDEDDSTYFGKGVLKAVDNVNKVIGPALLSDQIDPFDQVALDNYLINLDGTPNKGKLGANATLGVSLATAKAAAESRGRFLYEYIGGCNPKVLPVPMMNILNGGKHADNNVDLQEFMIMPVGAGSFPDALRMGAEVFGHLKTVLKDKDYNTSVGDEGGFAPNLKSNKEALAVIKLAIEKSGYVLGRDIMIALDPASTEFYDKATGKYRLEAEGKELTSAQMIDYYADLCEEFHVISIEDGLAEDDWSGWQELTARLGDDIQIVGDDLFVTNPERLARGIKEKSANSILIKLNQIGTLTETLDTISMAQKAGFTAVVSHRSGETEDATIADVVVAVGAGQIKTGSVCRTDRIAKYNQLLRINEQIGKHAVYPGMDAFYNIRR, from the coding sequence ATGTCGGAATTTCAATACATCCATGCTCGCCAGATTCTCGATAGTCGTGGAACTCCTACTATCGAGGTGGACGTTTGCCTCAGCGACGGCACCCTCGGACGCGCGGCGGTTCCGTCAGGAGCCTCGACCGGCACCCACGAGGCCGTCGAACTGCGGGACGAAGACGACTCGACGTATTTCGGCAAGGGGGTCCTCAAGGCGGTCGACAACGTCAACAAGGTGATCGGACCGGCGCTCCTGTCCGACCAGATTGATCCCTTCGACCAGGTAGCGCTGGACAACTACCTGATCAATCTGGACGGAACGCCCAACAAGGGAAAGCTTGGCGCCAACGCCACGCTGGGCGTCTCTCTGGCCACCGCCAAGGCGGCCGCGGAGAGTCGCGGGCGGTTTCTGTACGAATACATCGGCGGCTGCAATCCCAAGGTGCTGCCGGTGCCGATGATGAACATTCTCAACGGCGGCAAGCACGCGGACAACAACGTGGATCTCCAGGAATTCATGATCATGCCCGTCGGTGCGGGCAGCTTCCCGGACGCGCTGCGGATGGGCGCGGAGGTGTTCGGGCACCTGAAGACCGTGCTGAAAGACAAGGATTACAACACGTCCGTGGGCGACGAGGGAGGTTTCGCTCCGAATCTGAAGTCGAACAAGGAGGCGCTCGCGGTTATCAAGCTGGCCATCGAGAAATCCGGCTACGTGTTGGGTCGGGACATCATGATTGCCCTCGATCCCGCCTCGACCGAGTTCTACGACAAAGCGACCGGGAAGTATCGCTTGGAGGCCGAAGGGAAAGAGCTTACGAGCGCACAGATGATCGATTATTATGCCGACCTGTGTGAAGAGTTCCACGTTATTTCAATCGAGGACGGCCTGGCCGAGGACGACTGGTCCGGCTGGCAGGAACTCACCGCCAGGCTGGGTGACGATATACAGATTGTGGGCGACGATTTGTTCGTCACCAACCCCGAACGGCTGGCCAGGGGCATCAAGGAAAAATCGGCCAATTCCATTCTCATAAAACTGAACCAGATCGGCACCCTGACGGAGACGCTTGACACCATCAGCATGGCCCAGAAGGCCGGCTTCACGGCCGTGGTGTCTCACCGGTCCGGGGAGACGGAGGACGCCACTATTGCCGACGTCGTGGTGGCTGTGGGAGCTGGGCAGATCAAGACGGGTTCCGTCTGCCGTACCGACCGTATTGCCAAGTATAACCAACTGCTGCGGATAAACGAGCAGATCGGCAAACACGCCGTCTATCCCGGCATGGATGCCTTTTATAACATACGTCGCTGA